The Providencia rettgeri genome includes a window with the following:
- a CDS encoding Protein of uncharacterised function (DUF3156): MSHYVTSPKPSLQKKIGKFIQQRLPAGYQTGLTLNRVEKDMAPYPCEWGAPGVLHMQPQPELTIEVTERTRKLFLAFIVYSRFAVSGQCTDSINAKIEVKTRGTIKKKHVHFVSKQMDGQKVIEWLNEYPIIRQTLEELEFNHCEIEFSRGRWRCEIEPYTASEMVSRIPATRRYLRLIKKQRYYLLSALQLINQLVEKRAVSH, from the coding sequence TTGAGCCATTACGTAACCTCGCCTAAACCGTCTTTGCAGAAGAAAATCGGTAAGTTTATCCAGCAACGTTTGCCTGCCGGATATCAAACAGGATTGACTCTTAACCGTGTTGAGAAGGACATGGCGCCTTATCCATGTGAGTGGGGGGCACCCGGAGTGCTCCATATGCAGCCTCAACCCGAATTAACGATTGAGGTGACTGAACGGACAAGAAAATTGTTTCTCGCTTTTATCGTGTATAGCCGTTTTGCGGTATCTGGCCAATGTACAGATAGTATCAATGCAAAAATTGAAGTAAAAACCCGTGGGACTATAAAGAAGAAGCATGTCCATTTTGTTTCGAAACAGATGGATGGGCAGAAAGTGATTGAATGGCTGAATGAGTACCCAATTATTAGGCAAACATTAGAAGAGCTGGAATTTAATCATTGCGAGATAGAGTTTAGCCGAGGTCGTTGGCGTTGTGAAATTGAGCCTTACACGGCATCAGAAATGGTGAGCCGCATTCCCGCGACTCGTCGTTATTTGAGATTAATAAAAAAACAACGCTATTATTTATTGAGTGCGCTGCAGTTAATTAACCAACTGGTGGAAAAACGTGCTGTGAGCCATTGA